A window of the Streptomyces sp. Ag109_O5-10 genome harbors these coding sequences:
- a CDS encoding 2-amino-3,7-dideoxy-D-threo-hept-6-ulosonate synthase, producing MTARSDGLAVRLARLSRHRDGRFFFVPMDHSVADGPIVGAARFNGLVGDVVAGGADAIVVHKGRARTVDPRLLRECALIVHLSASTPHALDGHAKVLVGDVEEAVRLGADAVSVHVNIGSDTEAAQLADLGSVADACQRWNVPLLAMVYPRGPRIADPHDPTLLAHVVNVAADLGATLVKTAWPEPLDRMAEIVESCPIPVLLAGGPARGAALNEFAASVMAAGGSGLAVGRGVFQHAEPVKAVRELASVIHGMPDSAELLTGRVPAVVR from the coding sequence ATGACTGCACGGTCCGACGGCCTCGCCGTTCGGCTGGCCCGGCTCTCCCGGCACCGGGACGGGCGCTTCTTCTTCGTACCGATGGACCACTCGGTGGCGGACGGCCCGATCGTCGGCGCCGCCCGCTTCAACGGGCTGGTGGGTGACGTGGTGGCGGGCGGAGCCGACGCGATCGTCGTGCACAAGGGACGGGCCAGGACGGTCGATCCGCGGCTGCTCCGCGAGTGCGCCCTGATCGTCCACCTCAGTGCCAGCACCCCGCACGCGCTCGACGGCCATGCGAAGGTCCTGGTCGGTGACGTCGAAGAGGCCGTACGGCTCGGCGCGGACGCGGTGAGCGTGCACGTCAACATCGGATCCGACACCGAGGCCGCGCAGCTCGCGGACCTCGGTTCGGTGGCCGACGCCTGCCAGCGGTGGAACGTTCCGCTGCTGGCCATGGTCTACCCGCGCGGCCCGCGGATCGCCGACCCGCACGACCCCACGCTGCTCGCCCACGTGGTGAACGTGGCCGCCGATCTCGGCGCCACCCTGGTGAAGACCGCCTGGCCGGAACCGCTCGACCGGATGGCCGAGATCGTCGAGAGCTGCCCGATCCCGGTACTGCTCGCGGGCGGGCCGGCGCGGGGAGCCGCGCTCAACGAGTTCGCTGCCTCCGTCATGGCCGCCGGCGGCAGCGGGCTCGCCGTGGGCCGCGGCGTCTTCCAGCACGCCGAGCCCGTCAAGGCGGTCCGGGAGCTCGCCTCGGTGATCCACGGCATGCCCGACTCCGCGGAACTGCTGACCGGCCGGGTCCCGGCCGTCGTGCGGTGA
- a CDS encoding NAD(P)/FAD-dependent oxidoreductase, with product MPPPSEEPEENEPAPDCCVVGAGPAGLLAALLLGRRGRRVTVLERRPDPAGAAPAAGGSVIVQPVTLGLLDQVGLLGPASAGAGRLLGAEAYFGGGLAGRYRYEELAGCPVPYALSLRPGALLAGMLAELAELPNVRLVWGAEVEGLGGPPGGPRSLTVRTAAGTKEYRPTYLLAADGRNSVVRELAGIGADVTASGGGYLDAGVPIPPDWDELTRAHFGAHGYLLETRRGEDGLVIVWITDAATAAGVLDGPVEGLVKVWSDVVPRLAPWLAEHITDWDQVRRVQHFSVRAETWTSGNVVLLGDSAHGMHAFAGQGMNTSLQDAVCLAEAVDLALSGQGTQGLDEFERARRPYIEGLQSLQATNTPASADQAAPERERAPEFEVLALGQPEIRPLLARAMANQARSGAGANH from the coding sequence GTGCCCCCTCCGTCGGAGGAACCCGAAGAGAACGAGCCCGCTCCCGACTGCTGTGTGGTCGGCGCGGGCCCGGCCGGCCTGCTGGCGGCGCTGCTGCTCGGCCGCCGGGGCCGGCGGGTCACCGTCCTGGAGCGTCGGCCGGATCCGGCCGGCGCCGCACCGGCGGCCGGCGGATCCGTCATCGTCCAGCCCGTCACCCTGGGCCTGCTGGACCAGGTCGGCCTGCTCGGCCCCGCCTCGGCCGGCGCCGGCCGGCTGCTGGGCGCCGAGGCCTATTTCGGCGGCGGCCTCGCGGGCCGGTACCGGTACGAGGAACTCGCCGGCTGCCCCGTCCCTTACGCGCTGTCGCTGCGGCCCGGGGCGCTGCTCGCCGGGATGCTGGCCGAGCTGGCCGAGCTGCCCAACGTGCGGCTGGTCTGGGGCGCCGAGGTCGAAGGGCTCGGCGGACCTCCGGGCGGCCCCCGCTCGCTGACGGTGCGTACGGCCGCCGGGACCAAGGAGTACCGGCCGACGTACCTGCTCGCCGCAGACGGCCGCAACTCCGTCGTCCGCGAGCTGGCCGGGATCGGCGCCGACGTCACGGCGTCGGGCGGCGGGTACCTGGACGCGGGCGTGCCGATCCCGCCGGACTGGGACGAGCTGACCCGGGCGCACTTCGGCGCGCACGGCTATCTGCTGGAGACCCGCCGGGGCGAGGACGGACTGGTGATCGTGTGGATCACCGACGCGGCCACGGCGGCAGGCGTGCTCGACGGCCCGGTCGAGGGCCTGGTGAAGGTGTGGTCCGACGTGGTGCCCCGGCTCGCGCCCTGGCTCGCCGAGCACATCACGGACTGGGACCAGGTACGCCGCGTCCAGCACTTCTCGGTCCGGGCCGAGACCTGGACGTCGGGCAACGTGGTGCTGCTCGGCGACAGCGCACACGGCATGCACGCCTTCGCCGGCCAGGGCATGAACACCTCGCTCCAGGACGCCGTCTGCCTGGCGGAGGCCGTCGACCTGGCCCTGAGCGGGCAGGGGACCCAGGGGCTCGACGAGTTCGAGCGGGCTCGCCGTCCCTACATCGAGGGACTCCAGTCGCTCCAGGCCACCAACACCCCCGCGAGCGCGGACCAGGCGGCACCGGAGCGGGAGCGGGCTCCCGAATTCGAGGTGCTCGCACTGGGCCAGCCCGAGATCAGGCCGCTGCTGGCGCGGGCCATGGCGAACCAGGCGCGGTCCGGCGCCGGCGCGAACCACTGA
- a CDS encoding beta-ketoacyl synthase — protein MTHEVAITGFGVFTAFGFGAEALRDGVFGGRPGFTPVTRFDPAPYRATYAGTYEGDGPSVPDVPVKPGYTPSQSELLEACAVEALRMAGTDGAGAPVLLGTNGDYAAARSFWEDRAAGHEPVDRRMLDSLPARLAHRLGERLGLGRPRLAFVNACVASTNAIAHGAELIRSGAAHTVVCGGAYLVTEDVFAKFDSGKALSRRDAVRPFSADRDGLLQGDGVAVLVLEDAARARARGSEVLARVTGWGMAADAHHVIQPHPQGLGLAAAAGAALRRAGVEPGQLGYVNAHGTGTPLNDVAETAALHRILRRHTAEVPVSSTKSSTGHMLEATGAVEAVITLLALRDGVLPPTAGLTDPDPACDLHHVPGTARPARIERALSLNAAFGGVNAALLLERA, from the coding sequence ATGACGCATGAGGTGGCGATCACTGGATTCGGTGTGTTCACCGCCTTCGGCTTCGGCGCCGAGGCCCTGCGCGACGGCGTGTTCGGCGGGCGGCCCGGATTCACGCCGGTCACCCGGTTCGACCCGGCCCCCTACCGGGCCACGTACGCCGGTACCTACGAGGGCGACGGACCGTCCGTCCCGGACGTGCCGGTGAAGCCCGGCTACACCCCGTCCCAGTCGGAGCTGCTGGAGGCGTGCGCCGTCGAGGCCCTCCGGATGGCGGGGACCGACGGAGCCGGCGCGCCGGTCCTGCTCGGCACGAACGGCGACTACGCGGCGGCCCGTTCCTTCTGGGAGGACCGGGCCGCCGGGCACGAGCCGGTGGACCGGCGCATGCTGGACAGCCTGCCGGCCCGGCTCGCACACCGGTTGGGGGAGCGACTCGGCCTGGGCCGGCCCAGGCTCGCGTTCGTGAACGCGTGCGTCGCCTCCACCAACGCGATCGCGCACGGTGCGGAGCTGATCAGGAGCGGCGCCGCGCACACCGTCGTCTGCGGCGGGGCGTACCTGGTCACCGAAGACGTCTTCGCCAAGTTCGACTCGGGCAAGGCGCTCAGCCGGCGGGATGCCGTCCGCCCCTTCTCGGCCGACCGGGACGGCCTGCTGCAGGGCGACGGGGTGGCGGTGCTGGTCCTGGAGGACGCCGCCCGCGCCCGTGCCCGCGGGAGCGAGGTGCTGGCCCGCGTCACCGGGTGGGGCATGGCGGCCGACGCCCACCATGTCATCCAGCCGCACCCGCAGGGCCTCGGCCTCGCGGCGGCCGCCGGTGCCGCACTGCGGCGTGCCGGAGTCGAGCCGGGGCAACTCGGCTACGTCAACGCGCACGGCACGGGAACCCCGCTGAACGATGTGGCGGAGACCGCCGCGCTGCACCGGATCCTGCGCCGGCACACGGCAGAGGTGCCGGTCAGCTCCACCAAGAGCAGCACCGGCCACATGCTGGAGGCCACCGGGGCCGTCGAGGCCGTGATCACCCTGCTCGCCCTGCGCGACGGCGTACTGCCGCCCACCGCGGGCCTGACCGACCCGGATCCGGCTTGCGACCTGCACCACGTACCCGGTACGGCCCGTCCGGCGCGCATCGAGCGCGCGCTCTCCCTCAACGCCGCCTTCGGCGGGGTCAACGCGGCGCTCCTGCTGGAGCGCGCATGA
- the fabG gene encoding 3-oxoacyl-ACP reductase FabG gives MGRSVLVTGGNRGIGLAVARRFAAHGDAVAVTHRGSGAPEGLLGVKCDVTDAAQVAQAFAEAEAAHGPVEVLVANAGITEDGLLMRMDDEQFFRVLETNLGGAFRVARQASVDMVRRRAGRMIFLSSVAGLRGSAGQANYAASKAGMVGMARSLAREFGPRAITVNVVAPGLVDTDMTEGLGEQRRERILGEVPLGRSASAEEVAEAVFWLASPQAAYVTGAVLPVDGGLGMGH, from the coding sequence GTGGGACGTTCGGTACTGGTCACAGGCGGCAACCGCGGCATCGGGCTCGCGGTGGCCCGGAGGTTCGCCGCGCACGGCGACGCCGTGGCGGTCACCCACCGCGGCTCGGGCGCCCCGGAAGGACTGCTCGGCGTCAAGTGCGACGTCACGGACGCCGCCCAGGTGGCCCAGGCCTTCGCCGAGGCGGAGGCGGCGCACGGACCGGTCGAGGTCCTGGTCGCGAACGCCGGCATCACCGAGGACGGGCTGCTGATGCGGATGGACGACGAGCAGTTCTTCCGCGTGCTGGAGACCAACCTCGGCGGCGCCTTCCGGGTCGCCCGTCAGGCGTCCGTCGACATGGTGCGGCGGCGCGCCGGCCGGATGATCTTCCTGTCCTCCGTGGCCGGCCTGCGCGGCTCCGCGGGCCAGGCCAACTATGCGGCCAGCAAGGCCGGCATGGTCGGCATGGCCCGTTCCCTGGCCCGTGAGTTCGGCCCGCGCGCGATCACCGTGAACGTCGTCGCCCCCGGACTCGTGGACACCGACATGACCGAAGGGCTCGGGGAACAGCGCCGGGAGCGGATCCTCGGCGAGGTGCCGCTCGGCCGCAGCGCCTCCGCCGAGGAGGTCGCCGAGGCGGTGTTCTGGCTGGCCTCGCCGCAGGCGGCGTACGTGACCGGTGCCGTCCTGCCGGTGGACGGCGGGCTCGGCATGGGCCACTGA
- a CDS encoding acyl carrier protein, translating to MHDETRAFVLTVVRDVINLPLPDRIDDRTPLGDGGLGLESLATIELMLQLEGEYDIELPESELDPEVVSTLGDLVALVVERRSRVTAGGAAQ from the coding sequence ATGCATGATGAGACCCGCGCGTTCGTGCTCACCGTGGTGCGCGACGTGATCAACCTGCCGCTCCCGGACCGGATCGACGATCGCACACCGCTGGGCGACGGCGGCCTGGGCCTGGAGTCCCTCGCCACGATCGAGCTGATGCTCCAGCTGGAGGGCGAGTACGACATCGAGCTCCCGGAGTCGGAGCTGGACCCCGAGGTGGTCTCCACCCTCGGCGACCTCGTGGCGCTGGTGGTGGAGCGGCGGTCCCGCGTCACCGCGGGCGGGGCGGCTCAGTGA
- a CDS encoding flavin reductase family protein — MSTHVARRPGSAGDSAAAPEPDATVFRRAMGHLPTGVTVITAGSGGATEAVTASSVTSVSLDPLLVLVSIGANGRLRGAIEDAGGFAVNVLAEDQAELSAAFAARDRPRGLTAQERLGGRVGDSGHVLLADAVFSLECRTEHCYPGGDHVLFLGRVGAVHVADPVRPPLIHHQGGYAALRH; from the coding sequence ATGTCGACGCATGTTGCGCGGCGGCCCGGCAGCGCGGGTGACAGTGCCGCAGCCCCGGAGCCGGATGCCACGGTGTTCCGCCGGGCGATGGGTCATCTGCCCACCGGCGTGACGGTGATCACGGCCGGCAGCGGCGGGGCCACCGAGGCGGTGACGGCGAGTTCGGTCACCTCCGTCTCGCTCGACCCCCTGCTGGTGCTGGTCAGCATCGGGGCGAACGGACGGCTGCGCGGTGCGATCGAGGACGCCGGCGGCTTCGCCGTGAACGTTCTCGCCGAGGACCAGGCGGAGCTGTCCGCGGCGTTCGCCGCGCGGGACCGGCCGCGCGGCCTGACCGCACAGGAGCGCCTCGGCGGGCGGGTCGGCGACAGCGGGCACGTGCTGCTCGCCGACGCCGTGTTCTCGCTCGAGTGCCGCACCGAGCACTGCTACCCCGGTGGCGACCACGTGCTCTTCCTCGGCCGGGTCGGCGCCGTGCACGTGGCCGATCCCGTCCGGCCTCCGCTGATCCACCATCAGGGCGGTTACGCCGCCCTCAGACACTGA
- a CDS encoding MaoC/PaaZ C-terminal domain-containing protein — translation MTLFSLAAADVGTELPELPELHVSRALLALFAGASGDHNPIHIDSDAARAAGLDDVIAHGMLSMALLGRLLTTWVPIGDLLSFRVRFSAVTPVHARLRCTARVTAIDVDGAVRRARLAVTVRIEDGPVTVRGEAFVRLPGAGA, via the coding sequence ATGACCCTCTTCTCCCTGGCGGCCGCCGACGTCGGCACCGAACTGCCCGAACTGCCGGAGCTGCACGTCAGCCGGGCACTGCTGGCGCTCTTCGCGGGCGCCTCCGGCGACCACAACCCGATCCACATCGACTCGGACGCGGCCCGTGCGGCGGGCCTGGACGACGTGATCGCCCACGGCATGCTGTCCATGGCACTGCTCGGGCGTCTGCTCACCACCTGGGTGCCGATCGGGGACCTGCTGTCCTTCCGGGTCCGCTTCTCGGCGGTGACCCCGGTCCACGCCCGGCTCCGCTGCACGGCTCGGGTCACGGCGATCGACGTGGACGGGGCGGTGCGCCGGGCCCGGCTGGCCGTCACGGTCCGCATCGAGGACGGTCCGGTCACCGTGCGCGGCGAGGCCTTCGTCCGGCTGCCCGGAGCCGGCGCATGA
- a CDS encoding beta-ketoacyl synthase chain length factor, whose product MTARATYRESGPGRLPQLREDPSMPTVLSKPRAIASAACRTPWGEAAAGLPGAAEVELPKVVGFVVSRFSPLVHDVVTACLGEPGSTDDLVGAAGPRTAVVLATLFGDTTTTDTATQRLVAGQVHSPLLFFQSVTTSILGHLTKRYGITGQLTCLSAGGDLATEAFRAADLLLDQDAVEQVLVIGVETAPGERATWVHGRTAAEDGLDALPAGDAAVALLLRRTGTGLPELCGLPEEPDRPAGPTVPWSAPFGWLRALVETAQAADRVRSGRVTQTVIHSTGPDRFRVGPLAP is encoded by the coding sequence ATGACGGCCCGCGCCACGTACCGCGAGAGCGGCCCCGGCCGGCTGCCGCAGCTCCGAGAGGACCCCAGCATGCCCACCGTGCTCAGCAAGCCGCGTGCGATCGCGAGCGCGGCCTGCCGGACTCCCTGGGGAGAGGCGGCGGCCGGCCTTCCCGGCGCCGCCGAGGTCGAACTGCCCAAGGTGGTCGGCTTCGTGGTCTCCCGGTTCAGCCCGCTGGTCCACGACGTGGTGACCGCCTGCCTCGGCGAGCCGGGCTCGACGGACGACCTGGTCGGCGCCGCCGGACCCCGGACGGCCGTCGTACTGGCCACCCTGTTCGGCGACACCACGACCACGGACACCGCGACCCAGCGCCTGGTGGCCGGCCAGGTGCACAGTCCCCTGCTGTTCTTCCAGTCCGTCACCACGTCGATCCTCGGTCACCTGACCAAGCGGTACGGCATCACCGGACAGCTCACCTGCCTCTCCGCCGGCGGTGACCTGGCCACCGAGGCCTTCCGCGCGGCCGACCTGCTGCTCGACCAGGACGCCGTGGAACAGGTCCTGGTGATCGGGGTGGAGACGGCACCGGGCGAGCGGGCCACCTGGGTGCACGGCCGCACCGCGGCCGAGGACGGCCTCGACGCGCTGCCGGCCGGGGACGCGGCGGTGGCCCTGCTGCTGCGCCGTACCGGGACCGGCCTGCCCGAGCTGTGCGGCCTGCCGGAGGAGCCGGACCGGCCGGCCGGTCCGACGGTGCCGTGGAGCGCGCCGTTCGGCTGGCTGCGGGCCCTGGTCGAGACGGCGCAGGCCGCCGACCGGGTGCGGAGCGGTCGCGTGACGCAGACGGTGATCCACAGCACCGGACCCGACCGCTTCCGCGTCGGGCCCCTCGCCCCGTGA
- a CDS encoding MaoC family dehydratase N-terminal domain-containing protein, translating to MIDPKFLGTRSEPFPVDVERGRLLMFHQVVGAPGPVFTDPDAARRAGHPDLPVPPTFLFGLDLADPSDLLTEMGVDLSRVLHVEQGFVYHRTAYAGETLVFAPVITDIYSRKGGALEFVVRDTAVTGADGEPVADLHQVIAVRSPDSGEEAS from the coding sequence GTGATCGATCCGAAGTTCCTGGGAACCAGGTCCGAACCGTTCCCGGTGGACGTGGAGCGGGGCAGACTGCTGATGTTCCACCAGGTGGTGGGGGCGCCCGGACCGGTGTTCACCGACCCGGACGCCGCCCGCCGGGCCGGGCATCCGGACCTGCCGGTGCCTCCGACGTTCCTCTTCGGCCTCGACCTTGCGGATCCGTCGGACCTGCTGACGGAGATGGGTGTGGACCTCTCCCGGGTCCTCCACGTGGAACAGGGGTTCGTCTACCACCGGACGGCGTACGCGGGAGAGACCCTCGTCTTCGCCCCGGTGATCACGGACATCTACTCCCGCAAGGGCGGGGCGCTGGAGTTCGTCGTGCGCGACACGGCGGTGACCGGCGCCGACGGCGAGCCGGTGGCCGACCTCCACCAGGTGATAGCCGTACGTTCCCCGGACTCCGGCGAGGAGGCATCATGA
- a CDS encoding 3-dehydroquinate synthase II, which yields MKFAWVDLRSVAADQRESIVDATVHARLAGVLDDRLETLATLPPTVQKLLVAEPGAVLAPEAADIADVVLTRVGSTAELEKLKLAAAERPDRTGALVEVVDDPTLKVACAAAQALEYTVVKFRDPTKIPLEIVIAAADKSPGRLICEAADLEEAGIIVDVLEKGSDGLLLAPKDANDVFGLTSLLASTTPDLELTTLTVESIEHNGLGDRVCVDTCTHFEKDEGILVGSYAHGFVLCVSETHPLPYMPTRPFRVNAGALHSYVLGADNRTNYLSELKAGSTVLGVTADGRTRRIVVGRVKLESRPLLTIRAKSESGVEVSLTLQDDWHVRVLGPGAAVLNCTELKPGDKLLGYLATDKRHVGWPVGEFCIEK from the coding sequence GTGAAATTCGCATGGGTTGATCTCCGCTCCGTCGCCGCCGACCAGCGGGAGTCGATCGTGGACGCGACGGTTCACGCCCGGCTGGCCGGCGTGCTGGACGACCGGCTCGAGACGCTCGCGACCCTGCCGCCGACGGTGCAGAAGCTGCTGGTCGCCGAGCCGGGCGCGGTGCTCGCGCCGGAGGCCGCCGACATCGCCGACGTGGTGCTCACCCGGGTCGGCAGCACGGCGGAGCTGGAGAAGCTCAAGCTGGCCGCGGCCGAGCGGCCCGACCGGACAGGCGCCCTCGTGGAGGTCGTCGACGACCCCACGCTCAAGGTGGCCTGCGCCGCGGCCCAGGCGTTGGAGTACACGGTGGTGAAGTTCCGCGATCCCACCAAGATCCCGCTGGAGATCGTGATCGCGGCCGCCGACAAGTCCCCCGGGCGGCTCATATGCGAGGCCGCCGACCTGGAGGAGGCGGGCATCATCGTGGACGTCCTGGAGAAGGGCTCGGACGGCCTGCTGCTGGCTCCCAAGGACGCCAACGACGTCTTCGGCCTCACCTCGCTGCTGGCGAGCACCACGCCGGACCTCGAACTGACCACCCTGACCGTGGAGTCCATCGAGCACAACGGCCTCGGCGACCGGGTGTGCGTCGACACCTGCACGCACTTCGAGAAGGACGAGGGCATCCTCGTCGGCTCGTACGCGCACGGCTTCGTGCTGTGCGTGAGCGAGACCCATCCGCTGCCGTACATGCCGACCCGGCCGTTCCGGGTGAACGCGGGTGCCCTGCACTCCTACGTCCTCGGGGCGGACAACCGCACGAACTACCTCAGTGAGCTCAAGGCCGGCAGCACGGTGCTCGGTGTCACCGCCGACGGGCGGACCCGGCGGATCGTCGTGGGCCGGGTGAAGCTGGAGTCGCGTCCGCTGCTGACGATCCGGGCGAAGTCGGAGAGCGGTGTCGAGGTCAGCCTCACGCTGCAGGACGACTGGCACGTCCGGGTGCTCGGCCCCGGTGCGGCGGTGCTCAACTGCACCGAACTCAAGCCCGGCGACAAGCTGCTCGGCTACCTCGCCACCGACAAGCGTCATGTCGGCTGGCCGGTGGGCGAGTTCTGCATCGAGAAGTGA
- a CDS encoding LLM class flavin-dependent oxidoreductase: MDRIGFGAFLSPLHPLGEDPTLTMWRDMELIEWLDQLGFDEFWVGEHHSAGWGTISSPELFIAAAAERTRHIRLGTGVTSLPYHHPFMVASRAVQLDHMTRGRFMLGVGAGSLPSDMHILGIDPVDTRPRTAESLEVILHLLNSEEPLTRRTDWFELRDARLQVRPYSRAGLPVAVSSASSPSGMRLAGQHGISPLSLGTPRPGTSPSDLRAQWQHAEEAAAEHGRTANRADWRITLPVHIAETREEAFRDVVEGWLRYRNEYWAQTLGLPIALSRADARKALEAAVDNHGAIIGSVDDAIQAVERVQEATGGFGRLLVTVQDWAPRERMKHSFELLARFVAPRFNGSLRGLTASQEWTSQQTRAWAEQHGATLLGRPVAAPK, from the coding sequence ATGGACCGGATCGGCTTCGGTGCCTTCCTCTCGCCGCTCCACCCGCTCGGCGAGGACCCGACCCTGACCATGTGGCGGGACATGGAGCTGATCGAGTGGCTCGACCAGCTCGGTTTCGACGAGTTCTGGGTGGGCGAGCACCACTCGGCGGGCTGGGGGACGATCAGCTCGCCCGAGCTCTTCATCGCCGCGGCCGCGGAGCGCACCCGCCACATCAGGCTGGGTACCGGGGTCACCAGCCTCCCGTACCACCACCCGTTCATGGTCGCCTCGCGCGCCGTCCAGCTCGACCACATGACGCGGGGCCGCTTCATGCTCGGGGTCGGCGCCGGATCGCTCCCCTCCGACATGCACATCCTCGGCATCGACCCGGTGGACACCCGCCCGCGTACCGCCGAGTCCCTGGAGGTGATTCTTCATCTGCTCAACAGTGAGGAGCCGCTGACCCGGCGCACCGACTGGTTCGAACTGCGCGACGCCAGGCTCCAGGTGCGCCCGTACTCCCGCGCCGGCCTGCCGGTCGCGGTCTCCAGCGCCTCCTCGCCGAGCGGGATGCGGCTGGCGGGGCAGCACGGCATCAGCCCGCTCTCGCTGGGCACACCGCGTCCGGGCACCTCGCCGAGCGACCTGCGCGCGCAGTGGCAGCACGCCGAGGAGGCCGCCGCCGAGCACGGCCGTACCGCGAACCGCGCCGACTGGCGGATCACCCTTCCGGTGCACATCGCCGAGACGAGGGAGGAGGCGTTCCGCGACGTCGTCGAGGGCTGGCTGCGGTATCGCAACGAGTACTGGGCGCAGACCCTCGGCCTGCCGATCGCGCTGTCGCGGGCCGACGCCCGCAAGGCGCTGGAGGCGGCGGTCGACAACCACGGCGCGATCATCGGCTCGGTCGACGACGCCATCCAGGCGGTGGAGCGCGTCCAGGAGGCCACCGGCGGTTTCGGCCGGCTCCTGGTCACGGTCCAGGACTGGGCGCCACGGGAGCGGATGAAGCACAGCTTCGAGCTGCTCGCCCGGTTCGTCGCGCCCCGTTTCAACGGCTCGCTGCGCGGGCTGACGGCGTCTCAGGAGTGGACCTCGCAGCAGACCCGCGCCTGGGCCGAGCAGCACGGTGCCACGTTGCTCGGCCGCCCGGTGGCCGCGCCGAAATAG
- a CDS encoding class I adenylate-forming enzyme family protein, producing MAAATDFSAWLAALLSDKERFDEVWAHGETVVPRARLQAETERTLGTLRAHGVRGGGTVAVQVPPSFTLLWSVFALWSAGAQVMLLDPRLTPAETTRLLELCEPQFHLTSGTAGRSTAVFRDECEVVVERRPTGRAAQSEHCLLQFSSGSTGLPKVIGRTGRSLLAEVERFAALPDMPKRGENLLLLSSLVHSFGLIGGVLHALSTGVTLHFAARPQPYELLRLMADRPVDAVFGVPVHFDLLSRAATVPSLPALRLAVSGGEAMPSEVSARFAERHGVRIGQAYGMTEVGIIATDLTGRHGSPAVGLPAPGIETAVTDGTLRVRLSENPYLHADRTDRYTDGWLNTYDRCTLRPGSGVLEITGRADSLVAIGGLKVDLMEVELALLEHPAVSEAVVVFGEAIEAHLVADGGLPKRELLDWCRGRLSPHKIPRAFHFSSAALPRTSNGKLIRNRELLHSAREKDRPAVIR from the coding sequence ATGGCTGCCGCCACGGACTTCAGCGCCTGGCTCGCCGCTCTCCTGTCGGACAAGGAACGTTTCGACGAGGTGTGGGCCCACGGCGAGACCGTGGTCCCCCGCGCACGGCTGCAGGCCGAGACCGAGCGCACGCTCGGCACCCTGCGGGCGCACGGGGTGCGAGGCGGCGGCACGGTCGCCGTCCAGGTACCGCCGAGTTTCACCCTGCTCTGGTCGGTGTTCGCCCTGTGGTCCGCGGGCGCGCAGGTCATGCTCCTCGACCCGCGGCTGACGCCCGCCGAGACCACCAGGCTGCTGGAGCTGTGCGAGCCGCAGTTCCACCTGACGTCCGGCACCGCCGGCCGGTCCACGGCCGTGTTCCGGGACGAGTGCGAGGTGGTGGTGGAGCGCCGCCCGACCGGCCGGGCCGCGCAGAGCGAGCACTGCCTGCTCCAGTTCAGCTCGGGCTCCACCGGGCTGCCCAAGGTGATCGGCCGTACCGGCCGGTCGCTGCTCGCGGAGGTGGAACGCTTCGCGGCCCTCCCCGACATGCCGAAACGCGGTGAGAACCTGCTGCTGCTCAGCTCGCTGGTGCACTCCTTCGGTCTGATCGGCGGGGTGCTGCACGCGCTGTCCACCGGGGTCACGCTGCACTTCGCCGCGCGACCGCAGCCGTACGAGCTGCTGAGGCTGATGGCCGACCGCCCGGTGGACGCGGTGTTCGGGGTACCGGTCCACTTCGACCTGCTGAGCCGGGCCGCGACGGTGCCGTCCCTGCCGGCCCTGCGGCTGGCCGTCTCCGGCGGCGAGGCGATGCCGTCCGAGGTGTCGGCCCGCTTCGCGGAGCGGCACGGCGTCCGGATCGGGCAGGCGTACGGCATGACCGAGGTCGGCATCATCGCGACCGATCTGACGGGGCGGCACGGCTCGCCGGCGGTGGGGCTGCCCGCGCCGGGCATCGAGACCGCGGTCACGGACGGGACGCTGCGGGTGCGGCTGTCCGAGAACCCGTACCTGCACGCCGACCGCACCGACCGGTACACGGACGGCTGGCTGAACACGTACGACCGCTGCACGCTCCGGCCCGGCTCCGGGGTGCTGGAGATCACCGGGCGGGCCGACTCGCTGGTGGCGATCGGCGGGCTGAAGGTCGACCTCATGGAGGTCGAGCTGGCGCTGCTGGAACATCCGGCCGTCAGTGAGGCGGTCGTGGTCTTCGGTGAGGCGATCGAGGCCCACCTGGTCGCGGACGGCGGCCTGCCGAAGCGGGAACTGCTGGACTGGTGCCGGGGGCGGCTGAGCCCGCACAAGATTCCCAGGGCCTTCCACTTCAGCTCCGCGGCGCTGCCGCGCACCAGCAACGGCAAGCTGATCCGCAACCGTGAACTGCTGCACTCGGCACGGGAGAAGGACCGTCCGGCGGTGATCCGGTGA